The Ziziphus jujuba cultivar Dongzao chromosome 7, ASM3175591v1 genome includes a region encoding these proteins:
- the LOC107435702 gene encoding uncharacterized protein LOC107435702, translating into MASMSSLNAYSYNKLHSKHYNIATARPIILSQQQQPKDDDKPTTNAVGRREIVLRSSELAVVGAIFNFSGKKPDYLGVQKSQQSLALCPATKNCISTSESITDLTHYAPPWNYNPEEGRGRKKPVSREVAMEELLQVIKSTKPDKFTPRIVEKKVDYVRVEYQSPVLGLVDDVEFWFPPGKDSIVEYRSASRLGNFDFDYNRKRIKALRLELEKKGWASQDSF; encoded by the exons ATGGCCTCCATGTCATCTCTAAACGCCTATTCTTACAACAAGTTGCACAGCAAACACTACAACATTGCCACTGCTCGTCCTATTATCCTCTCTCAGCAACAACAGCCCAAAGACGACGACAAACCCACTACTAACGCAGTTGGTCGAAg aGAAATAGTACTGAGAAGCAGCGAATTGGCAGTGGTCGGAGCCATTTTCAACTTCAG CGGGAAAAAGCCTGATTACCTTGGGGTGCAGAAAAGCCAACAGTCTTTGGCTCTCTGTCCGGCTACTAAAAATTGCATATCGACCTCTGAGAGTATCACGGATCTTACTCATTATGCACCACCTTG GAACTACAACCCTGAAGAAGGACGTGGTAGGAAGAAGCCTGTGAGCAGAGAGGTTGCAATGGAGGAACTTCTCCAAGTG ataaaatcaacaaaaccaGACAAGTTTACACCGCGTATAGTGGAGAAGAAAGTTGACTATGTGCGAGTAGAATACCAAAGCCCCGTACTGGGG TTGGTTGATGATGTTGAATTTTGGTTTCCACCGGGCAAGGACTCGATAGTGGAGTATCGTTCTGCTTCACGATTGGGAAACTTTGATTTTGATTACAATAGAAAGAGAATCAAG GCATTGCGATTagagttggagaagaaaggATGGGCTTCCCAAGACAGTTTCTGA